From the Selenomonas sp. oral taxon 920 genome, the window CGTCCCGCAGATCGTCTACTACTTCAGTGCCTATGCCGACCTTCTCCGAGAGCGCAAAATTACGGCGGGCGATGCGGTGAACTTCACCGTGCCGACGGGGAATTTCGGCAACATTCTCGCGGGGTACTATGCGAAGCGCATGGGGCTGCCCGTCGGAAAACTTGTCTGCGCGTCGAACGCAAACAATGTGCTCACGGACTTTTTGCAGACGGGCATCTATGACCGAAAGCGTGAGTTCTGTCAGACGATTTCGCCGTCGATGGACATCCTCGTTTCGAGCAATCTTGAGCGTCTGCTCTATCATCTGACGGAGGACACGGCACAGGTTGCTGCGTGGATGAGGGAACTTGCAGAGAACGGAACCTATGACGCGAGCGGTCTCCTGCCCGTCCTCCGTGAGAATTTCTGGGCGGCATTCACAAGCGATATGATGACGGAGGAGGAAATCCGTATCGTCTGCGAGCGGACAAGCTATACCCTCGACACGCATACGGCGGTTGCCTATCGTGTCGCGGAAGACTATCGACGCGAGACGGGGGATATGCGCCCGATGATCGTGCTTTCGACGGCAAGTCCATACAAATTCGGCGCAAGTGTGCTTCATGCACTGGGCAAGGATACGGACGGGCTGGATGAGTTCACGCTGATGGAACGTCTGCACATGCGGAGCGGCATGGAGATCCCCGCGCGTCTTGCCGCCCTGCGTGAGGCAAAGGTGCTCCATGACGGAATCTGCGAATGCGACGGCATGCGTACGGCGGTCCTGTCTTTTGCCGGGCATAAGAAAAAACAATAAAATTTTCGCGATAAAGAAGGATTTCCATACTATGTGAAGAATTCTCACAAAGTATGTTAGTTCAGTAAGATGATACCAAGGCAGTATTTTGCCTCGTATCAATTTAATCAATCTTTTTGGGGAAAGAGGTCATACCATGGCAACGATTGATCTGACACAGTACGGTATTACGGGGACAACGGAGATTGTTCACAATCCAAGCTACGATCAGCTGTTCCGCGAGGAGCTGCGCCCCGATCTCGAGGGATATGAGCGCGGACAGGTGACGGAGATGAAGGATGCCGTCAATGTTATGACGGGCATCTACACGGGACGCTCCCCGAAGGACAAGTACATCGTCGATGATGAGACCTCGCACGATACCGTCTGGTGGACCTCGGACGAGTACAAGAACGACAACCACCGCGCGACGCAGAAGGCGTGGAACGCCGTGCGTGAGATCGCGATCCGCGAGCTCTGCAACAAGCGCCTTTTCGTCGTGGATGCATTCTGCGGCGCGAACGTCAATACGCGCATGTCCGTCCGCTTCATCATGGAGGTGCCGTGGCAGGCGCATTTCGTCACGAATATGTTCATTCGTCCGACGGAGCAGGAGCTCGAGAATTTTAAGCCTGACTTTGTGGTCTACAATGCGGCAAAGGCACGCGTCATGCACTTCGGCGATCTCGGTCTCAACTCCGAGACGGCGGTCATGTTTAACCTCACGAGCCGTGAGCAGATCATCGTCAACACGTGGTACGGCGGCGAGATGAAAAAGGGTATGTTCTCGATGATGAACTACTACCTCCCGCTGAAGGGCATCTCCTCGATGCACTGCTCTGCGAACACGGACAAGCAGGGGCAGAACACCACGCTCTTCTTCGGCCTCTCGGGCACGGGCAAGACAACGCTCTCAACGGACAATGAGCGCCTCCTTATCGGCGACGATGAGCACGGTTGGGACGATGAGGGCGTATTCAACTACGAGGGCGGCTGCTATGCAAAGGTCATCAATCTCGATCCCGATGCAGAGCCGGACATCTATCAGGCGATCCGCCGCAACGCGCTGCTTGAGAACGTCACGGTCGACCTTGCGGGCCGTGTGGACTTTGCAGATAAGAGCGTGACGGAGAATACGCGCGTCTCCTATCCGATCAACCACATTCAGAACATCGTGCTCGGTCATGTTGCGGACAAGTCCGCAGGACCTCATGCAAAGCACGTTATCTTCCTCTCGGCAGATGCATTCGGCGTTCTGCCGCCGGTATCGATTCTGACGCCGGAGCAGACGAAGTACTACTTCCTCTCGGGCTTTACCTCGAAACTCGCGGGCACAGAGCGCGGCATCACGGAGCCGACGCCGACGTTCTCGGCGTGCTTCGGTCAGGCGTTCCTCGAACTGCATCCGACGAAGTATGCAGAGGAACTCGTCCGCAAGATGGAGGAGCACGGCTCGCGTGCCTATCTCGTGAACACGGGATGGAACGGCACGGGCAAGCGCATCTCGATTCAGGATACGCGCGGCATCATCCATGCGATTCAGGACGGCTCGATCGACGGCGCACCGACGAAAAAGATCCCGTATTTCGACTTCGAGGTTCCGACGGAACTGCCGGGTGTCGATCCGAAGATCCTCGATCCGCGCGACACGTATGCGAGCCGTGCGGAATGGGATGAGAAGGCAAAGGATCTCGCTGCACGCTTCATCAAGAACTTCAAGAAGTATGAAGGCAACGAGGAGGGCAAGGCGCTCGTTCCTGCGGGTCCGCAGCTCTAAACCGTATCTGTACATGGAGGAAGCTGCCGCATTTGCGGCAGCTTCTTTTTTGGGAAAGGGAAGGGATGCCATGCATCTCACGGACAGCATCAACAAAGTGCGTGGTGTCGGTGTAAAAAAGGCAGCGGCATGCGCGCGCCTCGGCATCCAGACGGTCTATGATCTCCTGACCTACTATCCGCGCGCATACGAGGATCAGAGCCGGATTACGCCCATTGCGGAGCTGCGTGTGGGAGAGCGCGCGACGGTGCTCGGTGTGATTCAGACGGTGACGGAGAAGCAGACGCGGCGGCGCGGTTTTACCGTGCTTACGGCACTTATCGGCGACGGTACGGGCTATGCACAGGCAGTCTGGTTCAACCAGCGCTTTTTGAAACCCAAACTGCGCGAGGGGCGGCGCATCCTCCTCACGGGCAAGGCGGAGTACGCCTACAACAGCGGCGGTCAGCTTGCCCTATCTCCGATCACCTCCTTTGAAATACTCGATGCGCAGGAGGCGGCTGCGGAACACCTCGGGATTCTGCCCGTGTATGCGGCGACGGAGGGGCTGACGCAGAAGCAGCTGAGGCAGATGGTGGCGTATGCCCTTGCACAGACGGAGGGAGAACTCTCTGAGACACTGCCGCAGCGCATACGTGAGGAGTACCATCTTATCGGGCGCACGGAAGCCTTTCGGCGCATTCACTTTCCGAAACGGGAAGAGGAACTGCGTGCGGCGCGGCGGCGGCTCGCATTTGAGGAACTTTATCTCATTCAATGCGGACTGCTTGCGCTTAAAAAGCGCACGGCAGAGCAGCAGGAGGGCATTGCGCACAGGACAGACGGCACGCTCGTCGCGCGCGTTCTGGCGGCGCTGCCGTTCGAACTGACGGCGGATCAGGCACGGGTGTGGGCGGAGATCTCGCGTGATATGGAGTCTCCGCTGCCCATGCGCCGCCTCGTGCAGGGCGATGTCGGCTCGGGCAAGACGGCAATTGCGTTGCTTGCGCTCGTCAAGACGGTGGAGAACGGCTGTCAGGGGGCTCTGATGGCACCGACGGAGATTCTTGCACATCAGCATTATGATACGCTGCGTGAACTGCTTGCACCGCTCGGTGTGCGCGTGGGCTTCCTCTCGGGACGGCTCACAAAGAAGGAGCGCACGGCAGCTGCGGCGGCACTTGCCGCGCATGAGATTGACATCGCCGTCGGGACACACGCGCTGATTCAGGACGGTGTATCATTCGATTCGTTGGGACTTGTGGTGACGGACGAGCAACACCGCTTTGGTGTGGCACAGCGTTCGGCACTTGAGAAGAAGAGCGCCGCAATCCCAGACGTGCTTGTCATGACGGCGACGCCGATCCCGCGTACAATGACGCTGACGGTCTATGGCGACCTCGATGTCTCGCGCATCGAGCATCTGCCGCCGGGACGGCAGCCCATTCGCACCTTTTTGCGGGATGAGACGGCGCGCGGGAAAATCTATGCGTTCGTACGCAAGGAGATTGAGAGCGGACGGCAGGCATACGTTGTCTGCCCGCTGATCGAGGCGAGTGAGGAGAGTGATCTGCCCTCGGCGGAGGAGGTCTATGAGGAACTGTCCCACGGCATTTTTCGTGGGATTCCCTGTGGGCTGCTCCACGGGCGCATGAAGTCTGCCGAGAAGGAAGCGGTGATGGAGGGGTTCTATGCCGGCCGCATCAAGCTGCTTGTCTCGACCACGGTCATCGAGGTCGGTGTGAACGTGCCGAATGCGAGTATCCTCGTTGTCGAGCACGCGGAGCGGTTCGGACTCTCCCAGCTGCACCAGCTGCGCGGGCGTGTCGGGCGCGGCTCCTACGCCTCCTACTGCATCCTCATTGCAGGGCGCAGTGCCGCTTCACAGGAGCGGCTTCAGGTCATCGAGCGGACGAGCGACGGCTTTCGTCTCGCCGAGGAGGATCTGCGCCTCAGAGGTCCCGGGCAGTTCTTCGGCGCAATGCAGCACGGGCTCGGCGACCTCAAGATCGCGGATGTGCTCGCCGATATGGACCTCCTTCTGCTCGCTCGCCGCGCCGCTCTCGCAACGCTTGACGATCCCGCCGCGCTCTCCTTTGTCCTGCCGACGCTCATGCATCAGTACCGCGAGCAGTTTGAACACATGCGGGAGATTTGAGAAGTTGATAAGAATTTATCTTGACACGTAACAAAATACGTGACATTATAAATAGAAAGGTGGGAGATGAAAAGCTATTCTTCGAGAGATGTACTCCGTATGCTTCTGGCGGATGGTTGGTTTGAGGTGAATTGTGTGGGCGATCATCATCAGTTCAAGCATCCGACGAAGCCGGGGAGAGTGACCGTCCGTCATCCTGTTAAGGATATGGGGGTTCGTGATCTGAAAAGCATTGAGAAACAATCGGGACTTAAATTTTAGGGAGGCAAATATGTTTCCGGACGTTTATCGCTATCCTGCGATTTTTAGCTATGAGGAAGATGGGGTACACATTGTGTTTCCGGATTTGCCGGGATGCATCACATTTGGGAAAGACGAGGGGGATGCAGTACGTGCAGCACGTGAGGCTCTTACACTTCACCTTTATGGAATGGAACAGGACGAGGAGGCGATTCCCCCACCGTCTTCGATGATGACTCTGGCAGAGCGGGAGGCTTTGCAAAAAAATGAGGTTTTTCTGCTGGTGGAGGCATTTATGCCTACATTTCGAGAGAAACAGAGCAAGCGCTTTGTCAAGAAAACGCTCTCTGTACCCTATTGGATGAATGTCGAGGCGGAGCGTATCGGACTCAACTTTTCACAGACTCTCCAGAACGCAATCTTGCAGAAACTGGAATTGGCGAAGTGAGCAGGATACGGGCGTTGTATTCCTTGACATACGGGGATTCCCTGGGCTAGAATAGGTCATACTGTATTTGGGAGGAGATTGCCTTGACAAAGGTTTTGGTAAATGGCGCGGCGGGTCGCATGGGACGCGCGGTGCTGAAAGCTGTGATCGACGATGCAGAGTTGGAACTCGTCGGTGCGGTGGATATCACAGGCGGTGCGGACGCGGGAGAGCTTGCGGGGACGGCGAAGAACGGCGTGCTCGTGGAGACGGATCTCGCGGCGGCACTCGAGCGGCTGCATCCAGATGTGATGATCGACTTCACGCGTCCCGATGTCGTCTATGGGAATGTCCTCACGGCACTCGCACACAAAGTCTCACCCGTGGTTGGCACGACGGGGCTGACCGAGGAGCAGAAGGCGGCGATCAAGGCAGCGGCGGACGAGAACGACACGCCCGCATTTATTGCGCCGAACTTTGCCATCGGTGCGGTGCTCATGATGCTGATGAGCCGCATGGCAGCAAAATATATGCCTGATGTGGAGATCATCGAGCTGCACCACGACAACAAGCTGGATGCGCCCTCGGGGACGGCGGTGCAGACGGCGGCGATGATCGCCGAGGTGCGCGCCGCGCACACGCAGGGACATCCCGATGAGGAAGAAAAGATCGCGGGTGCGCGCGGCGCAGAGTACGAGGGGATGCGCATCCACAGCGTACGTCTGCCGGGATACGTCGCACATCAGGAGGTTATCTTCGGCGGGCTGGGGCAGACACTCTCGATCCGCCACGACTCACTGAATCGCGAGTCCTTTATGCCGGGCGTCGTGCTCGCCGCAAAGAAGGTGCGCGGGCTCACATCGCTCACGGTCGGACTGGATAAATTGCTGTAAGGGGAGAATGTTATGAAGAAGTATCGTGTTGCCATCCTTGGCGCAACGGGCGCCGTTGGTCAGGAGTTCCTAAACCTCATCGAGGAGAGGAAGTTCCCGTTCTCGGAGCTGCGTCTCCTCGCGTCCAGCCGCTCGGCGGGCAAGAAGATCGCCTTTATGGGCAAGGAGTATACCGTTCAGGAGACGACTCCCGATTCGTTCGAGGGTATTGATATCGCTCTCTTTGCGGGCGGCGCAGCGAGCAAGGAGTTTGCTCCCTGCGCGGTCAAGGCGGGCGCTGTTGTCATTGACAACTCGAGCGCATTCCGCATGGATCCGGAGGTGCCGCTCGTCGTACCCGAGGTCAACCCAGAGGCGATCAAGAAGCACAAGGGTATCATCGCGAACCCGAACTGCTCGACTATCATCATGGTCATGGGGCTGAAGCCGCTCTACGATCTCGCAAAGATTCGCCGCATCGTCGTCTCGACCTATCAGGCGGTCTCCGGCGCAGGCAAGGAGGGCATGGCGGAGCTGGAGGAGCAGGTCGCGGCGCTCTCGTCCGGAAAAGAGCCGACGGCGAACATCCTGCCCGTCGGAAAGCTGCCGAAGCACTACCAGATCGCATTCAATCTCATCCCGCAGATTGATGTCTTCATGGACAACCTCTACACGAAAGAGGAGATGAAGATGATCGACGAGACGAAGAAGATCATGGAGGACGAGAGCCTTCGCATCACTGCGACCACCGTGCGTGTGCCCGTTTACCGCAGCCACGCCGAGTCCGTCAACGTCGAGTTTGAGAGCGAAATCTCACTTGCGGATGCGCGCAAGGCGATTGCGGCATTCCCCGGTGTCATCCTGCGCGACAATCCGACGGAGCAGGAGTATCCCATGCCGCTCTTCACCTCGGGCAAGACCGATGTTGAGATCGGGCGCCTGCGCCGTGATGAGTCGACGGAGAATGCGCTGAACTTCTGGATCTGCGGCGATCAGATCCGCAAGGGTGCGGCCCTCAACGCACTTCAGATCGCAGAGCACATGATCTCCCACGAACTCATCTGAACAGAACATCTTAGGGACTTATTTCCACATGGGAGATAAGTCCTTTTTTATATAATCAGACATATTGGGTGAAATCCCTCTGCTCCTTTTATTTCAAGGAGTGAGAGGGATTTTTGACAGGCATGGCAACAAAAAAAGAACACCTATTTTCTTGAAAAAAATAGGTGTTTTTGTTATAACTGTTAGTAAAAGTGGTGAATTGTGGTGATATGTGCCACAAAGTGGTGAATAAATCCAGAAGGGTGGTGCGGTCGAATGTTCATGGGGGAATACGCCCACAGCATAGATGCCAAGGGCCGCATCATCCTGCCCGCCGACTTTCGTCAGGAACTCGGCGTCTCCTTCATCATCACGAAGGGGCTCGACGGCAGTCTTTTTCTCTTTCCACAGACAGCATGGGACGAGTTTGCGGCAAAGCTGCGCACACTCTCAATTGCGGATCCGAATGCACGCGCCTTTGCACGCTTTTTTATTGCGGGCGCGCGCACGCTCGAATGCGACAAACAGGGGCGCTTCCTTGTCCCCGCAAATCTGCGTGCCTATGCGAACATCGGACTGAAGCAGGATGTCATCCTCACGGGTGCGGATGCGCGCATTGAGGTCTGGGACAAGGAGAAGTGGCTGCGCTATGCGGGTGAGGTCGATCCGAACATCACGGAGATCTCGACGCAGCTCGCGGGCTATGGGATTACGATATGAGCGCATTTCATCATGTGAGTGTCCTGCCCGAGGAGACGATCGAAGCACTTGCGATTCGCTCGGACGGCATCTATGTGGACTGCACCCTCGGCGGTGCGGGGCATGCGGGACGCATTGCGGAGAGACTGGGTGCTGCGGGGCGGCTGATCGGCATTGATCAGGACGAGCTGGCAATTGCAGCGGCGCGTGAACGCCTTGCAGATGCGAAATGCAGGGTGACGCTTGTACGCGATAATTTTCGTCATTTGCGGGACATTCTTGCGGCGGAGGGGATTTTGTCTGTGGACGGTATCCTTTTCGACCTCGGCATCTCATCGCCACAGATTGATACGGCTGAGCGCGGCTTTTCCTATATGCAGGATGCACCGCTCGATATGCGCATGGATCAGCGCAGCCCACGGAGCGCACGCACAGTCGTCAACGAGTACACAGCGGATGAGCTGACAGAGATCTTCTACCGTTACGGCGAGGAGCGTTGGGCAAAGCGCATTGCCGCATTCATCGAAGAGGCCCGAAAGACCCATCCCATCGAGACGACGGGGCAGCTCGTTGCCGTCATTGACCGCGCCGTACCGAAGCAGGTGCGCGCGAAGGGAGGGCACCCCGCCAAGCGTGTCTTTCAGGCAATTCGCATCGAGGTCAATGAAGAACTGACGATTCTTGCGGACGCAGTGTCGGGTGCTGTGCATGCCCTCAGAGAGGGCGGGCGGCTCGCAGTCATTACGTTCCACTCACTTGAAGATCGGATTGTAAAGAAAACGCTGAAAGATCTCGCGCGGGGGTGCACCTGCCCGCCAAGGACGCCTGTCTGCGTCTGCGGACACGTGCCGGAGGTGCGGCTCATTGGCAAAGCGCGTGCGGCAAGTGCACGTGAATGCGCGTCGAATGCGCGGGCGAAGAGCGCAAAGCTGCGTGTTGCAGAGAAGTTATAAAGAGGAATCATCTACAGATAAAGGAGGTGAGGGCACATGCCGGCACGCAAAATATATACGTACGAATACGAGGAAGAGGCACTGCCCGCACCACAGGCGGAGCCGCCGAAGGAACCGCTGATCCGGCGGGAAGTGAATACGAATCTCAGGAACTGCCTGCGTGCGATCTTCTTCCTCATTGCGTTCGGTGCAATGGTCGTGACGCTGCTCGGCGGCATCGGGGCAAAGAATGGATATACCCTGCTCGACACGCAGCAGACTGCAGACCAACTTGAGCAGGAGAATGAGCGGCTCAAGATCGAGATCGCGCAGCTGAAATCGCCGGCACGCATCGAGTCGATTGCCGTGGAGCAGCTGCATATGCAGGTGCCGCAGAACATGTATTTTTCACATGAAGGGGAATGATGGGCAGATGATAAAGAGATTGACAGAACTGGCTGCCCTTCTGCCGGATGCACGGCTCTTGGGAGACGATGCCGAAATCACAAGCATCGAACGGGACTCGCGCTGCGTTCGGAAGGGAGCGCTGTTTGCCTGCATTACAGGCGCTCATGTGGATGCACACAGCTTTATACCAAATGTGGCGCGGGCGGGAGCTCGCGCTATTTTGACGGAACGGGAAAATGTCAATGTGCCCGCAGGTCTCTCCGTCCTCCACGTGCCGAACATCCAAGAGGCACTGGATGTGATCGCACCCTATTTCTATGACTATCCCGCGCACAGCATGCGCGTGATCGGCATTACGGGGACGAACGGCAAGACGACGACAAGCTATCTCCTGCGCGCGATTCTGCGCCATGCGGGAAAACGCGTCGGGCTTGTCGGCACGATTCAGGTGATGATGGAAGACGAGGTATTCCCCACGGCGAACACGACCCCCGATGTTATCGTCATGCAGCAGCTGCTCGCTGAGATGCGTACGCGCGGAATGGATGTCGTGGTCATGGAGGTCTCCTCCCACGCTCTCGACCAGGGACGTGTGGCTGGCATTGAGTTCGATACGGCGGTATTCACGAATTTGACGCAGGATCACCTCGACTACCACAAGACGATGGAGAACTACGCACGGGCAAAGGCACGTCTCTTTGATCTCGTGTCGGAGCAGGGGTCGAAGTCGGGCAAGACAGCAGTGCTCAATGCGGATGACGGAGCATCTGCAACAATGCGTGCGCATACACGCTGCCCCGTCATTTCCTACGGGGTGGAGCAGCCTGCAGACCTGGCGGCACAGGATGTGCGTCTCGCACAGGACGGGATGGAACTGACCCTTGTGCACAGGGGTGCACGGCCTGTACGCATTCATATTGGCATCACGGGGCTGTTCAACGTGTCCAATGTGCTCGCTGCGACGGGCGCAGCACTTGCAGAAAAGATACCCGCAGAGGATATCGTGGCAGCGCTCAGTGCGTTTACGGGCGTACCGGGGCGTTTCGAGCTTGTGCGTGCGGGGCAGGACTTCTCCGTCATTGTGGACTATGCGCACACGCCGGACGGCATGGAGAATGTCCTGCGTACGGCGCGTGCCGTGACGGCGGGGCGG encodes:
- the thrC gene encoding threonine synthase, whose amino-acid sequence is MYTMDYFSTRGAKERVSSAAAILKGLASDGGLFVPDSFPQMTLSEIEALVPLSYEERAVRILRLFLTDYTEEELRGCVERAYGRTFDDVRRAPVRAVGDLEVLELWHGPTSAFKDMALQLLPQLMSTARVKEGERDTILILVATSGDTGKAALEGFTDAEGIRIMVFYPDGGVSPVQRLQMVTQTGANVSVVAVRGNFDDAQRGVKEIFGDAAMAEELAALRTKLSSANSINWGRLVPQIVYYFSAYADLLRERKITAGDAVNFTVPTGNFGNILAGYYAKRMGLPVGKLVCASNANNVLTDFLQTGIYDRKREFCQTISPSMDILVSSNLERLLYHLTEDTAQVAAWMRELAENGTYDASGLLPVLRENFWAAFTSDMMTEEEIRIVCERTSYTLDTHTAVAYRVAEDYRRETGDMRPMIVLSTASPYKFGASVLHALGKDTDGLDEFTLMERLHMRSGMEIPARLAALREAKVLHDGICECDGMRTAVLSFAGHKKKQ
- the pckA gene encoding phosphoenolpyruvate carboxykinase (ATP), encoding MATIDLTQYGITGTTEIVHNPSYDQLFREELRPDLEGYERGQVTEMKDAVNVMTGIYTGRSPKDKYIVDDETSHDTVWWTSDEYKNDNHRATQKAWNAVREIAIRELCNKRLFVVDAFCGANVNTRMSVRFIMEVPWQAHFVTNMFIRPTEQELENFKPDFVVYNAAKARVMHFGDLGLNSETAVMFNLTSREQIIVNTWYGGEMKKGMFSMMNYYLPLKGISSMHCSANTDKQGQNTTLFFGLSGTGKTTLSTDNERLLIGDDEHGWDDEGVFNYEGGCYAKVINLDPDAEPDIYQAIRRNALLENVTVDLAGRVDFADKSVTENTRVSYPINHIQNIVLGHVADKSAGPHAKHVIFLSADAFGVLPPVSILTPEQTKYYFLSGFTSKLAGTERGITEPTPTFSACFGQAFLELHPTKYAEELVRKMEEHGSRAYLVNTGWNGTGKRISIQDTRGIIHAIQDGSIDGAPTKKIPYFDFEVPTELPGVDPKILDPRDTYASRAEWDEKAKDLAARFIKNFKKYEGNEEGKALVPAGPQL
- the recG gene encoding ATP-dependent DNA helicase RecG, which gives rise to MKATRRARRSFLRVRSSKPYLYMEEAAAFAAASFLGKGRDAMHLTDSINKVRGVGVKKAAACARLGIQTVYDLLTYYPRAYEDQSRITPIAELRVGERATVLGVIQTVTEKQTRRRGFTVLTALIGDGTGYAQAVWFNQRFLKPKLREGRRILLTGKAEYAYNSGGQLALSPITSFEILDAQEAAAEHLGILPVYAATEGLTQKQLRQMVAYALAQTEGELSETLPQRIREEYHLIGRTEAFRRIHFPKREEELRAARRRLAFEELYLIQCGLLALKKRTAEQQEGIAHRTDGTLVARVLAALPFELTADQARVWAEISRDMESPLPMRRLVQGDVGSGKTAIALLALVKTVENGCQGALMAPTEILAHQHYDTLRELLAPLGVRVGFLSGRLTKKERTAAAAALAAHEIDIAVGTHALIQDGVSFDSLGLVVTDEQHRFGVAQRSALEKKSAAIPDVLVMTATPIPRTMTLTVYGDLDVSRIEHLPPGRQPIRTFLRDETARGKIYAFVRKEIESGRQAYVVCPLIEASEESDLPSAEEVYEELSHGIFRGIPCGLLHGRMKSAEKEAVMEGFYAGRIKLLVSTTVIEVGVNVPNASILVVEHAERFGLSQLHQLRGRVGRGSYASYCILIAGRSAASQERLQVIERTSDGFRLAEEDLRLRGPGQFFGAMQHGLGDLKIADVLADMDLLLLARRAALATLDDPAALSFVLPTLMHQYREQFEHMREI
- a CDS encoding type II toxin-antitoxin system HicA family toxin, whose protein sequence is MLLADGWFEVNCVGDHHQFKHPTKPGRVTVRHPVKDMGVRDLKSIEKQSGLKF
- a CDS encoding type II toxin-antitoxin system HicB family antitoxin, with the protein product MFPDVYRYPAIFSYEEDGVHIVFPDLPGCITFGKDEGDAVRAAREALTLHLYGMEQDEEAIPPPSSMMTLAEREALQKNEVFLLVEAFMPTFREKQSKRFVKKTLSVPYWMNVEAERIGLNFSQTLQNAILQKLELAK
- the dapB gene encoding 4-hydroxy-tetrahydrodipicolinate reductase yields the protein MTKVLVNGAAGRMGRAVLKAVIDDAELELVGAVDITGGADAGELAGTAKNGVLVETDLAAALERLHPDVMIDFTRPDVVYGNVLTALAHKVSPVVGTTGLTEEQKAAIKAAADENDTPAFIAPNFAIGAVLMMLMSRMAAKYMPDVEIIELHHDNKLDAPSGTAVQTAAMIAEVRAAHTQGHPDEEEKIAGARGAEYEGMRIHSVRLPGYVAHQEVIFGGLGQTLSIRHDSLNRESFMPGVVLAAKKVRGLTSLTVGLDKLL
- a CDS encoding aspartate-semialdehyde dehydrogenase — encoded protein: MKKYRVAILGATGAVGQEFLNLIEERKFPFSELRLLASSRSAGKKIAFMGKEYTVQETTPDSFEGIDIALFAGGAASKEFAPCAVKAGAVVIDNSSAFRMDPEVPLVVPEVNPEAIKKHKGIIANPNCSTIIMVMGLKPLYDLAKIRRIVVSTYQAVSGAGKEGMAELEEQVAALSSGKEPTANILPVGKLPKHYQIAFNLIPQIDVFMDNLYTKEEMKMIDETKKIMEDESLRITATTVRVPVYRSHAESVNVEFESEISLADARKAIAAFPGVILRDNPTEQEYPMPLFTSGKTDVEIGRLRRDESTENALNFWICGDQIRKGAALNALQIAEHMISHELI
- the mraZ gene encoding division/cell wall cluster transcriptional repressor MraZ gives rise to the protein MFMGEYAHSIDAKGRIILPADFRQELGVSFIITKGLDGSLFLFPQTAWDEFAAKLRTLSIADPNARAFARFFIAGARTLECDKQGRFLVPANLRAYANIGLKQDVILTGADARIEVWDKEKWLRYAGEVDPNITEISTQLAGYGITI
- the rsmH gene encoding 16S rRNA (cytosine(1402)-N(4))-methyltransferase RsmH yields the protein MSAFHHVSVLPEETIEALAIRSDGIYVDCTLGGAGHAGRIAERLGAAGRLIGIDQDELAIAAARERLADAKCRVTLVRDNFRHLRDILAAEGILSVDGILFDLGISSPQIDTAERGFSYMQDAPLDMRMDQRSPRSARTVVNEYTADELTEIFYRYGEERWAKRIAAFIEEARKTHPIETTGQLVAVIDRAVPKQVRAKGGHPAKRVFQAIRIEVNEELTILADAVSGAVHALREGGRLAVITFHSLEDRIVKKTLKDLARGCTCPPRTPVCVCGHVPEVRLIGKARAASARECASNARAKSAKLRVAEKL
- a CDS encoding cell division protein FtsL, producing MPARKIYTYEYEEEALPAPQAEPPKEPLIRREVNTNLRNCLRAIFFLIAFGAMVVTLLGGIGAKNGYTLLDTQQTADQLEQENERLKIEIAQLKSPARIESIAVEQLHMQVPQNMYFSHEGE
- a CDS encoding UDP-N-acetylmuramoyl-L-alanyl-D-glutamate--2,6-diaminopimelate ligase, translated to MIKRLTELAALLPDARLLGDDAEITSIERDSRCVRKGALFACITGAHVDAHSFIPNVARAGARAILTERENVNVPAGLSVLHVPNIQEALDVIAPYFYDYPAHSMRVIGITGTNGKTTTSYLLRAILRHAGKRVGLVGTIQVMMEDEVFPTANTTPDVIVMQQLLAEMRTRGMDVVVMEVSSHALDQGRVAGIEFDTAVFTNLTQDHLDYHKTMENYARAKARLFDLVSEQGSKSGKTAVLNADDGASATMRAHTRCPVISYGVEQPADLAAQDVRLAQDGMELTLVHRGARPVRIHIGITGLFNVSNVLAATGAALAEKIPAEDIVAALSAFTGVPGRFELVRAGQDFSVIVDYAHTPDGMENVLRTARAVTAGRIIAVFGCGGDRDRTKRPIMGRMAAELADIVVLTSDNPRTENPAAILDEVETGVLPVIGTKPYEKLVDRRTAIFHAVQTARKGDTVVILGKGHENYQILNDQTIHFDDRETAREAIGGL